ATCTCCATCGCTTCCTGTAGTGACACTGTAAGCCTGTCATCATTTGAATTTGACTGACCCGGCAGTTGAACCGGCAACAGAAATAGCATCAAAATCAGATATACTTTGGGTACATATGAAATTTTTAAGTTCATTTTAGTTATTGTTATTTAGTTATTTATGATTTTATAATCTTAGATGGGTCATTAAATACTACCCTGTGATTCTTTTTTCTCTTTTTGATGAGTATCACCTTCTCGTTCGATCGGTAAATTACCTGCAGACCAATCCGGAAATCCCTTTTCCAACCTGGATGCACGGTATCCATTCTGATTTAACATCTCTACAGCATCATCCGCCATCATACAGAGCGGTCCCCGACAATAAGCAACAATCTCTTTTTCTTTTGGAAGCTCATTCATTCTGTCCCTTAAATCTGTTCGCGGGAAAGAGAGAGCATTTTCTATGTGTCCGTTTTTAAATTCTTCTTCAGGCCGTACATCAACAATTACAACGCTGTCATTTCTGATTTTTCTGACCAGTTCTTCGGTAGATATCATTTTTAAATGCTTGCGTTCTTTTCGGAAGTCAAGAAACAAGTCTGCGATCTCATCATTCAGTGAAAATCCCAGACGGCGAAGTGCGCACCAAGCTTCAAAAACCTGTTTATTTGCCAATTTGTAGTAGTTGTATTTTCCACGCCTTTCACTTTCCACTAAAAAAGCATTTTTCAGTACCTGAAGATGTTGTGAGGCATTCGCTACAGTTAAATTGGTATTCATGGCTACGTACTCGACCGCTGCAGGTCCTTGTGCCAGAAGATCCAGTATTTCCAGACGGTGCGGATTGCCCAACGCTTTTGTCATACCCGACATCTCTTTGTAAAGGGATGTTTTAAATTCTCGAATATTCATGCTCATTTTGTTTTGTTCATACATATGATAGGGAGGGTAGCAATTTCATTCAATAAAATACTTGAATGAAATTTCCATCGATTAATTAAATCTGTAACTAATTGAAGTAGAGTGTTATGAAGAGATTACTTACAATTATTATTCTGTTAAAGTTGTAACAAATGTTACAAAAGAATAGGTCAGAATTGGGTATATAATGTATAAGAGTATTTTATCTTTATTATTCGTATATTGATGTTGACATTTATAAAGATTAAGTACAATTATTTCATGATTCAGAATCAACACCAATTTCACATACCGGTTATGGGAACCGGTCACTCCATAGATAGTCCCATACGTGTAGCTCATTTAGGAATTCACTCCGTTATCTCTGTAGTTGATGACCTGCTTTGCGAAAAAATCAGGAAGCACTATAGCGGTGAGTTCAACATTCCTTACAAAAATATTCCCAGATCAGCTTTAGATGGACGGGCAGACCGAATTACTGCTTATCTAAATATGGTTGCAGATATTGTGAACGATAAATTTGAGGAACTGAAAGAGATGCCGCTGTTTTCAGAAACGGAAAAAGATCGCTATTTCCAGCTTCTTCCCAATTCAAATCCGCTGAAAACAAGCTATGATTTTATATGTTCGCTGAAGGAGAAAGAGACACGTGATGAATACATCAAGGAATTAACAGATAAAATGACTCCCGGTGCGATTGATGTAAACATCATGGCTAAAGTGGATGCCTTGCGTCTTGATAGCAATGATCAACCTTTGAGCTCCGAGTTTAGCGATGCAAGTGCTGCGTTGCGTGGCTTTGCCAACAGTAAACTTGAATCGAGCGTCGTTCTTTCGGCAGGATTTAATCCAAGACTCTATAACTATCTTGCAGATTTTAAAGATTTTTATCGAGATCAGTCCGGAAAGATCAAAAAGAAAATCATTCTTAAAGTGAGTGATTTCCGTTCGGCTTTAATCCAAGGAAAATATCTTGCTAAAAAAGGCCTTGAAGTGGCTGAATTCAGAATTGAGTCGGGTTTAAATTGTGGGGGACATGCTTTTGCCTCCGATGGACACCTGCTGCCGATACTCTTACAGGAGTTTCGGGAAAAACGAGATCAGCTGCAGGAGACGTTTCAGCCTTTGATTCAAAAATTTTATGAATCTCAGGGTTGGGATTACCCGGAAGATGTTTCTGATGTTGCTAAAGCACGAATTACCGTTCAGGGTGGAATTGGCACAAACGGTGAAATGAGACGATTACTTGAAGATTTTGAAATGGATGCTGCAGGATGGGGGAGTCCATTCTTATTAGTTCCTGAAGCCACCTGTGTAGACGAATTTACATCGGGCGTTTTAGCTGATGCAGGAGAAAATGAACTCTATCTGAGTGGTGTTTCACCGTTGGGTGTTCCATTTAACAATGTAAGAGGCTCAGGATCTGAAATTCATACCAGGGAGTTGATCGAAAAAGGAAAACCAGGATCTAAATGTCCGAAAGGATTCCTGGTCTCCAATACAGAGTTCACTGAGAATCCAATCTGTACAGCATCATCTGAGTATCAGATATTGAAAGTCAATCAAATTGCTGAAAGTGATCTGCCTGAAAAGAAAAAGGAGAAAGAGAAGGATAAAGTTCTGGCAAAAACCTGCCTATGTACCAACCTTGGTACGGGATCCATGATCCGTCTTGGTATCATGAAACCGTCATACGGTCGACAGGCGATATGTCCGGGACCAAACATCGCTTGGTTCAATCGGGAATATTCGTTGGATGAGATGGTCGATCACATTTACGGCCGTCGTGAATCTCTGGTTCCTGAAGAACGTCCTCATATGTTTGCAAAAGAGCTGGTGATGTACGTTGATTACATTAAAGAGCTGGCTGAACAGGTTGAAGGAGATGAGCAGGAGTGGAAAAAACTAGAACGGATGCGTAAAAACTTAATGAAAGGAATTGATCTCTGTCTTGAGATTTCAAAACAGGAACCGTATCCCGGCGAAAATCTGGATTCCATTCGTGAAACAGTGGAATTGCAAGGACAGCGGCTGGAAGAAGTTTTTGCGGTGTCGGCTTAAAATTATAATAACAGATAGAAAAGGAGCCTCGTTTATTAATGAGGTTCCTTTTTTTATGATTCACGGTACATCTTATCTGCGATAAACAGATGAGGTAAGGTCAATACGCTGATCAAAATAAACATTAGTGTGACAAACTCACCTTCGAGCTGCATCAGCTGATTGATATAAAACAGCAGTACAAGTCCAAAAAGAGAAATAAGCGTAAAGGGTGCGGCTTTTTTATAAAACTCAACGATCGTCAAGCTCTTGTTTTTAGCCTCAAAAAACTTCTTCATTTCATTAACATGGCCAATGGAGTGCCAAAGAGCAAAATAAACCGCAAACCCAATTAAGGGACCGGTAATTAAAAGCAGCAGAGTAATGATGATACTATCAGCAATAAAACTAAAATTGTTTGTGAAGTGATTTTTACTCAATCCAAAAAGCGTAAGTCCTGTATAAACGAAAATTATAAAACCTGTTGCATAAAGAGGATCAGGCATTACGTTCGCAAAAGTGGTTAAATCCAATCTCATCGCTTCTGCCATGATAGGATAGGAGGTAGAGGTGTCTGCAAAAATTATTAACCCGATAATGAGGGTCCCGCGTGTTATGTACCAGGTAACGTTCGGTGTAGAACTCTTTAAAAAATCTTCCATATCAGCCTGACCAAAATGATAGATCGACATAGCTAAGAACAGCACCATTCCGGCAATGGGAATGTATATCCACAGAAATGCGATGAAAAGCATAATAAGAAGATAGCTTGCATAGAATAGTATGTGGTCTTTGAGACTGTTCCTAAGGCCATAAAGTTCAGAAGCCATGATATGATCGATGGCTCCATGTGGGATACCAATGATAAAAACGGAGAGCAACAGTATTGGAATGATCAACAATTCCAAAATTTGTGGGAGCAGCAATCCAACCCCAACAAGAACTACTGATACGCTTACTGCAATCTGATTTAATCGCCTTGAAGTATGCCGCATGCTACGCTCCGGTCAAAATTCGATGCTTCATTTTCCAGATAGCTTTGAAAAAGGGAGTATAGGGTAAGGTGGAAAAAATTTTAAGCTCTTGACCTAAATGAGTCTCTTCTTCGAGGAATTGCAATATGCGATCAAAATGGTTGTTTTTAAATAGATCATGAAAAATCTGAATGGAAATTTCAGAATAGCCATCTAAGATAGATAGCAACATCATGTCATAAACCCTGAATCTGTATGATGATGCTTCCTCTTCAGGAATTTCACTTCCGGATTCTAAAGCTTTTACGATCTGCATGGTATGCTTCTGAATCCTGGTAAATGTATATCCGGTGGTAGGTTTTGTGAGTCCTCCGGCTGTACCCATATTAAATACGCGATTGCAATATATAGATGGATAACGCCGATCTTCCATGGGTATATTCCCCTTTTCCCTTCGGGTTATCGTATAGTTGCCTTTCGTAAGACCGAATTTATCGTTTAAATAGTTAATTAGTTCGCGTTCATACTCTTCATCTGTCAGCAGATTTGATGAGAAAAGAGTGTATTCAATCAGAGCCTTGTTTTCGGTAAAGGGGAGGGTATAAAAGAAGGATAGCCCATTCAATTGAGGGATATCAAAGTCCATGAAAATTGCTTTATCCGGATCAAAAAGATTATTATCCGTTTCTATTTCCCATCCCAGAAAGTGCTGGCTTAATGAAATATCAGATTTTGCAGTAGATAAACCTGGAGGCTTCAACGCACTTTGAAAGATATAGGGAGCCTTAAAATTTCCCTGATCTGTTCGGATAACACCATACTTACCTTCGGAAGTGAAACCGAGAATCTTGGCTTCCAGAATAGTAAAGTTTGAAGCTGTTTCAGCTTGCTGAAGTATTTGTTTTTTATAGTCAACACTTCGGATGCAATGGTATCTGTATTGTTGAAGATCTTCACTCAGTTCTTTAGACTTCGCGTTAACCACAAGATTATTCCACGTATGATAGATCAGGTTTTCAAACGGTATGTTAGAGTCATCCCAAAAACACCAGGTTTTATCATTTAAAGGCGTAAAATTCAGGTCGACAATCAGGACATTTTTTGAGCGCAATTTTTCAGACTGCAGCAAGTGCCATGTTAAACTCAAACCGGAAGCTCCGGCTCCGGCGATAATGATATCGTAGGTTTTATCAATCTTCAAAAGATTATCCATAGATGACAGAATTGAAAAAAAGGCTCCAAAACACAAGGTAATGGAGCCTAACCCTAAAGAACAGCCTCACGATTCAGCTGTTATCTTAGTACACATGATACACAGAGAAAACGAAAGCCTGAGTTGGTCTCTGATTTAACCGTAATCGATTATTCATCGTTCAGTTATTAATTAAACGAATATTGGAGACCAAAGGAGTGAGCAGTGCCATAACCTGTAGAAAACGGTATAAATGAGTAATTAAACTGTACCGGCTGAATGGATAAACCCATTCCAAAACTTAAAGGCCGTTCAGTAGGTCCCATTCTGTAAGCGGTTTGAAAATCAAAAAGATCCGCAGCATCTACTGTCAGTCCAATGGTTGTATAACTATCCTGAACTTCTTCAGATGTAAAATCCCCACGATAATGTTCATCCAACGGCATACTCCAGTCAGTAAGAATTCCAATTAGCAGAGGGAAATCATTATTACCCGGAGTCATAAATTCAATTAGTTTCAAAGATACACCGGCATTCAGCATCGTCGGAAGCGGAGTGGCCGTAGTTTCCAGCTTTTCCATTTCACCCAAATTGTTCAATGAAACACCGGCAAGCACCTTTTCTTTAAACAAACGAAGCGAAGTACCCACATTGAATGCATAGCCATTAGCCCTAAGCTGAAAGATCTCTTCTCTCAAATACTGAGCCGTTACACCGGTAGAAAATGGCCCTACCTGATAGGCAACTGCTGTACTGAGTGAAAGATAGCTGACAGAGAACGAACCGGAGGACGGTCCGGGTTGACTTCTGGCCTCAAAATCATCTGCCCGGGTACCATAAATACCAAATCCATAGGTAAGCTGATTACTTTTAAAATGGACAGCGGCAAATTGCGTATTCAAATTTGAAATCCACAATGTATAATTGATATCCAAGCCGGATTGCTTCTCGAAAGATAGAAGGGAGGGATTGCTGTAAATGGAAGAGGATCCTGTTGGATAAGCTGTTGTTCCTTCTCCCATAGAAAGGATTTGGGCTGAAGGGCCGATATTCAAGAAATCGAGTCCGCTTCCGGTGTCCTGTGCTTCTGCGTTGTGAAACAGCAACATGAACCAGAATAAGATGCATGCTGGTGTAGAAATAAAATATTTAATACCGGATGGATACAAGCGATTCCTAAAAAAGATGATAATTGAATTTGCATAAAAATATCGGTCTGTTTGAACACTTAACCAAATAACATTGGCCAGCTTTTGCTTAAAATTCATACATTTGGCAAAAATGCATGAACCACCATCAATTGAATGACTTCTACAGATTATCGCTATAGAATGCCGGCCGAATGGCATCCACACTCCGCTACTCAGCTTCACTGGCCGTCAAACCGAGAAACCTGGCCGGGTGAAAGATTGAGCAGGGTAGAGTCTGTTTATCTGAATATAATTGACGCTCTTCACAGATATGAACCGATCATATTGCTTGTTGATGAAGACAGTTCAGAAAAAACAGTTCGGGAAAAACTGATTAACTATGGCATTGATATTGGAATGGTGCAGATCTATTCTCTGCCCATTGATGACGTTTGGGCCAGGGATTGCGGACCAATTTTTGTTCAGCATTTGGATAAATTGGATCGTTATGCAATCACGGATTGGGAGTACAATGCCTGGGGTGAAAAATATCCGCCATTTGATTCAGATAATAAACTACCTGAATGGTTTGCTGAAAATTTTAACCTCGAGCACTTCAATACAAATATGGTGTTGGAGGGAGGGTCGATCGAGACTAATGGAGAGGGCATTTTACTGACTACAGAATCGGTTTTACTCAATGAAAATCGAAATCCAAATCTGACAAAAGCGGAAATTGAAAAAACCGTAAAACATTATCTTGGAATGGATAAGATCATTTGGTTAAAAAATGGATTAGCCGGAGATGACACAGATGGTCACATTGACGACCTATCCCGGTTTCTAAATCGGAACACGATACTTACTATGATCGCAGATGATCCGAATGATATCAATTACAAAGCCCTTCAGGAAAATTACGAGATTTTAAAAAGCTCGACAGATCAGGATGGGAATCATTTTAATATTATAACGCTGCCGTTGCCTAAAACAAAGATAGAAGGAACCACGGTAGATGGCTCAGAGTATGTACCTGCCAGCTATGCGAATTTTTATATCGCAAATAATGTGGTTTTACTTCCTCTTTACGACAAGAGATATGATGAGGAAGTGATGGACATTTTCAGAGAGTTTTTCCCTGATCGGGATGTCATTGGGATAGAATGTGCAGACCTGGTGTGGGGTCAGGGCAGTATTCACTGTATTACTCAACAACTTTATGGGATCAAGAGTTAAAAAGTCATCCGGTTGTTTAAAGTGCCTGAATGAGTTCCCAAACTTCACTTTTTACCAAATCCCTGGTTCTATAAATATTATCAAAGAAATCATTGATATTTGTATCGGGGTGGGTATGTCGTATAAGTTCATCCGTAAACCCAAATTCAATATCCTCCAGATTGTCGAAATAGTCTATAGTTGAAAAGTTATATCCGTAATCAATTCCTCTGGGCATGATCAATTCATGCAGTTCCCAACCTTTCATTTGATCTCGTTCCATTCTCTCCTCATGTAACGGCCTTGCTATTTCATCTTCAAACATCTGATATTCATACTCATAGCCTAACCCTACATTCATATAGTTCATTACAATGTAACGGCTGGGTGAAAAATGATCGCTCTGCAGAACACTGTTCCTTATTTTCCAAAGCTCAGAATGATTGGGCGAAAGATACTTTCTGTAGCTTTCAGTCATTCTCTGACCTTCTCCCTTAGAAAAATCTTCCAGAAATTGATCCGGTACATCTTCAAATCCACTCAGCGACTGACTGATTGTAACAACTACATAATTATAAAATGAATTTTGAGTACCGGGGTAAGTCACTCTGTATACATACCAGTTTTCGATATTGTCACTCTCTTTACGTGCTTCCTGAATTGAAACAAATGTTGAAGACAGATGCTGTAAAAAATCATCTTCTTCATTGGGTTCAATTTGCAGATAGTCGATATGCATATAGTGACCCTGCCGATCCTGAGCTTCTACGGATAGTGGAAGCAATAGTGCACTAATTAGAGTGAGAAGAGATATTCGAATAGGAGTAACCATGGTAACCTCCTTCCTGAATTAATAATTAATTCAATTAACAAATTTTTGTGAACAAATCGAAGTATTTACGCATCTCAACTAAAAAATTAATCTAATTGAATAAGGTTTACAGCCTTTTAAAGGAGTGTTTTTCTTTTTCAATTAACGAACGTAAATGAATTTTTAGGATGAGAATTCCTTGTTACATTGTCTGTATACTTTCATATCTTCATGGCAAAAGAGTTCCTGTAACTTTAATCATTCAAATGTCAACGATTTTAAACGAGAAGTACGAAGCAGTTATCGGGTTGGAAGTACACGCCCAGCTCTTAACAAATAGTAAAGCTTTTGCGGCAGTTTCAGCCGAATATGGTTCAGCCCCAAATACTCAAGTTACGCCACTATGTCTTGGGCATCCGGGTACACTACCGGTTTTAAATGAAAACCTGGTCCGCTTCATTATCAAAATGGGTTTGGCAACAAGTTGTAAAGTGGCAGAAAGGTCGATATTTGCCAGAAAAAATTATTTTTATCCGGATTTGCCAAAAGGATATCAAATCTCTCAGTACGATACTCCGATCTGCTATGATGGTCATATTGATATCGAATTGGAAGATTACGATAAAACCATCGGCATTACCCGAATTCATATGGAGGAGGATGCCGGTAAATCCATCCATGACCAGGATCCCTATCATACATTGGTCGATCTGAACAGGGCAGGGACACCATTGATTGAAATCGTATCGGAACCCGATCTTCGAACCCCACAAGAAGCGTATTCTTATCTCTCCAAAATCAAACAAATTGTTCAGTATTTGGAAATTTGTGACGGTAATATGGAAGAAGGGAGTTTACGCTGTGATGCAAACGTATCAGTGAGGCCAAGAGGCAGGGAGAAGTTTGGAACCCGTACAGAGCTGAAAAATATGAACTCTTTTCGCAATGTGGAAAGAGCGATTGCTTTCGAAATTGAACGACAGATTGAGCTTATTGAATCGGGTGGTGAAGTCGTACAGCAAACACTTTTATGGGACGCCAATAAGCTGGAGACCCGCAAGATGAGAAGTAAAGAAGAAGCACATGACTATCGATATTTCCCTGAGCCGGATTTACCGCCTGTGGTTGTAACGGATGAGCTTTTGGACGACATTCGTTCTGACCTTCCGGAGTTACCAAGTGTTCGTTACCGAAGGTTCATTGATGAATTCGATCTTTCTGAAGATGCTGCCTACACACTGACAGAAACACGTCAACTGGCAGACTATTACGAAAATACATTAAATGAACTGCATGAGCCAAAAGCCGTTGCTAATTTAATTCTTACTGAAGTGCTCCGAGTTTTAAATGATAAAAGTATTACCATCAGGGACTTTACAATTACAGAAGCTCGTCTTTCAGAATTAATCCAAATGAAATTAGACGACAAGGTCAACTCATCCGCCATGCAGGAGATTTTTAATGCAATGCTGGATTCTGATAAAACTGCGGAGGAACTGGCTAAAGAGATGAACTTGGTTCAGGTTTCAGATTCGGGATTTATTGACCCAATCATTGATGAAGTTATTGCTAATAACCCTGATGAAGTGGCAAAGTATAGAGGTGGAAAAAAAGCATTGATTGGTTTCTTTATAGGTCAGGTTATGAAACAATCCAAAGGAAAAGCGAACCCGAAACAGGTCCGGGAACGTATAGCTGAAAAGCTTGAAGGGTAGATACAGGGGTATCATTTCTTACAAAATTATCATCTTAAAATTAACATAAATGAACTTTAAAGCAGCTTATTTAACTATTTTTGCAGCTTTTTTGACGTTTAGTTGTTCGCGTTCTGATTCAGATATGATGGAAACTCATATTAGCGGTAATATAACCGTAGATGAAAATCTGGATCAATCCAATGACAACAGCGAAATTCAACTCCTGGTTTCTTTTCAACAATCGGATGGAGAAGCCAGAGATACTCTTTTTTATGCCGAAACAGATGAAGATGGAAATTTTTCCGGAACGGCTAAATTCGAAAATCGGGATTTGTATCCGGTGATTGTCTCCAGAAATCAAAATACCTTTGGTATACTCAATGTAGTTTTTGCAGACGGTGACTCCGTATCCATCAATGCGCAGTTGCCCAACGTGAACCAAACGGCTGAAATCTCTTCTGAGGAGAATGATGCCTTTAAAACTTACGAGCGAATAGAACGCAACTTTAATCGTGTTGCTCAATATATCAATGCAGGTGCCATTTCTGAGGATAGTGTATACATTGAACTTCAAAATTGGAGTGATCTATACTGGCAAATGTATGAAGAGAACGAAAGCACTTTTGCTTCAGATTTAGCAGGGAATATGTCTGTTTCCATATTAAGCGGATGGAATGACTCCCTGATGGTAGAACGAGCAGAAGAGTTGATAAGCAGTCAGAATAAGCTGCGTTCGAATGGGCGATCAGTAATGGTTGACTATTACGCAGAAACCGAAGGATTAGATCGGGCGATATCATTTTTGAACAGGGTTGAAAACTTATCTCAACATCGAAATGATAAGATGACGATTCAGATGGATAAAATTGAGTTGCTATACGACAGTTCCAGAACTACAGAGGCGTCTACTCAACTAGATCAATTTAGAGAAAGTTTTTCTGATGTAACACTGGCTATGGAGTGGGCAGAAAATATTGGCTATGATATTGAGTTTCTGGCTCCCGGTTCACAATTTCCTGACTTCTCTTTTGTAACCGTAAATGGAGATTCAGTTTCAAGCGAAAGTATGTCAGGATCACCTTTTATTATTGAGTTTACCCGCTTCGACAATCCATTATATCAGCGGCAATTTGATCGAACGGTTGCTATCTATCAGATTTATAGCAACTTTGGTTTGGATATCATAACAGTGCCGGTGGCTACAAACCCGGTGATGCTGCAAGCATTTTTTGATGAGAGGGATATGCTTTGGGACTTGGTACAGCCAAACTCATTTGATGCAGAAGAATTAATCGAACGATTTAATATAAGTCGGGTTCCTACACGGTTTTTAGTGAATGCCGACGGAGAAATTATTCGCCGATATATTGGCGAAGAGTATCAGGAAGTGGTAAGAGGACTTCAAAACATAACTTCAAGAAACTAAATAATATCATGCGTAAAATACTTATAGCAGGTAACTGGAAAATGAATGCAGGGCCAACAGAAGCTAAGGTATTAGCTGATAAAATGGTCGAAATTTGGAAAGGGAAAGAGTTTTCCCAAGAGGCTTTGATTTGTCCACCTTATGTATCACTTCCGTTTGTTGTGAAGAGTTTCAGAGACTCTTTCTTTAAAACAGGTGCTCAAAATGTTTCTAACGAAGATAACGGTGCCTATACCGGTGAAATCAGCACCTCTATGTTGAAAGAGTTGACTTGTAGCTATGTGATACTGGGTCACTCCGAACGCCGTGAATATTTCAACGAAACGGATGATTTTATTGCAAAGAAAGTCCTTAAGGTGTTGGATGATAACATGAGACCTATTCTCTGTGTGGGTGAAAAACTGGAGGATCGTAAAGCCAACAACCATCAAACCATCGTGAAAAATCAGCTTAAAGTTGTTCTCGATCAGGTTGATAAATCTCACGCCGAAAATTTTGTTGTCGCTTATGAGCCGGTTTGGGCCATTGGCACCGGCGAAACAGCATCTCCACAACAAGCTCAGGATATGCACGAATTCATCCGAACATTTATTGCTTCTGAATGGAATGCCGAAACAGCGGATAAAGTCCGTATTCTCTACGGCGGAAGTATGAAACCGGGGAATGCTGAAGAATTGCTATCACAATCAGATGTTGATGGTGGATTAATCGGTGGTGCAAGTTTAAAAGCAGATAGTTTCAGTGAAATTATGACCATTGCAGATCAAATATCTAAATAATGGACACCAACTATAATGTATTACTGATAGGCAGTGGTGGCAGAGAGCATGCCATTGCCTGGAAACTGAATCAGTCTCCAAATCTTGGTACACTCTACATTGCACCGGGCAATCCGGGTACAGCAGAGCTCGGTATGAATGTAAATCTAAATTCAAATGATTTCGCTTCTGTCGTTGATTTCTGTAAAGATCATTCCATCGATCTGG
This is a stretch of genomic DNA from Rhodohalobacter barkolensis. It encodes these proteins:
- a CDS encoding TlpA family protein disulfide reductase, which gives rise to MNFKAAYLTIFAAFLTFSCSRSDSDMMETHISGNITVDENLDQSNDNSEIQLLVSFQQSDGEARDTLFYAETDEDGNFSGTAKFENRDLYPVIVSRNQNTFGILNVVFADGDSVSINAQLPNVNQTAEISSEENDAFKTYERIERNFNRVAQYINAGAISEDSVYIELQNWSDLYWQMYEENESTFASDLAGNMSVSILSGWNDSLMVERAEELISSQNKLRSNGRSVMVDYYAETEGLDRAISFLNRVENLSQHRNDKMTIQMDKIELLYDSSRTTEASTQLDQFRESFSDVTLAMEWAENIGYDIEFLAPGSQFPDFSFVTVNGDSVSSESMSGSPFIIEFTRFDNPLYQRQFDRTVAIYQIYSNFGLDIITVPVATNPVMLQAFFDERDMLWDLVQPNSFDAEELIERFNISRVPTRFLVNADGEIIRRYIGEEYQEVVRGLQNITSRN
- a CDS encoding PorV/PorQ family protein, with the protein product MNFKQKLANVIWLSVQTDRYFYANSIIIFFRNRLYPSGIKYFISTPACILFWFMLLFHNAEAQDTGSGLDFLNIGPSAQILSMGEGTTAYPTGSSSIYSNPSLLSFEKQSGLDINYTLWISNLNTQFAAVHFKSNQLTYGFGIYGTRADDFEARSQPGPSSGSFSVSYLSLSTAVAYQVGPFSTGVTAQYLREEIFQLRANGYAFNVGTSLRLFKEKVLAGVSLNNLGEMEKLETTATPLPTMLNAGVSLKLIEFMTPGNNDFPLLIGILTDWSMPLDEHYRGDFTSEEVQDSYTTIGLTVDAADLFDFQTAYRMGPTERPLSFGMGLSIQPVQFNYSFIPFSTGYGTAHSFGLQYSFN
- the tpiA gene encoding triose-phosphate isomerase, which gives rise to MRKILIAGNWKMNAGPTEAKVLADKMVEIWKGKEFSQEALICPPYVSLPFVVKSFRDSFFKTGAQNVSNEDNGAYTGEISTSMLKELTCSYVILGHSERREYFNETDDFIAKKVLKVLDDNMRPILCVGEKLEDRKANNHQTIVKNQLKVVLDQVDKSHAENFVVAYEPVWAIGTGETASPQQAQDMHEFIRTFIASEWNAETADKVRILYGGSMKPGNAEELLSQSDVDGGLIGGASLKADSFSEIMTIADQISK
- a CDS encoding agmatine deiminase family protein, with product MTSTDYRYRMPAEWHPHSATQLHWPSNRETWPGERLSRVESVYLNIIDALHRYEPIILLVDEDSSEKTVREKLINYGIDIGMVQIYSLPIDDVWARDCGPIFVQHLDKLDRYAITDWEYNAWGEKYPPFDSDNKLPEWFAENFNLEHFNTNMVLEGGSIETNGEGILLTTESVLLNENRNPNLTKAEIEKTVKHYLGMDKIIWLKNGLAGDDTDGHIDDLSRFLNRNTILTMIADDPNDINYKALQENYEILKSSTDQDGNHFNIITLPLPKTKIEGTTVDGSEYVPASYANFYIANNVVLLPLYDKRYDEEVMDIFREFFPDRDVIGIECADLVWGQGSIHCITQQLYGIKS
- a CDS encoding Brp/Blh family beta-carotene 15,15'-dioxygenase, giving the protein MRHTSRRLNQIAVSVSVVLVGVGLLLPQILELLIIPILLLSVFIIGIPHGAIDHIMASELYGLRNSLKDHILFYASYLLIMLFIAFLWIYIPIAGMVLFLAMSIYHFGQADMEDFLKSSTPNVTWYITRGTLIIGLIIFADTSTSYPIMAEAMRLDLTTFANVMPDPLYATGFIIFVYTGLTLFGLSKNHFTNNFSFIADSIIITLLLLITGPLIGFAVYFALWHSIGHVNEMKKFFEAKNKSLTIVEFYKKAAPFTLISLFGLVLLFYINQLMQLEGEFVTLMFILISVLTLPHLFIADKMYRES
- the gatB gene encoding Asp-tRNA(Asn)/Glu-tRNA(Gln) amidotransferase subunit GatB, with protein sequence MSTILNEKYEAVIGLEVHAQLLTNSKAFAAVSAEYGSAPNTQVTPLCLGHPGTLPVLNENLVRFIIKMGLATSCKVAERSIFARKNYFYPDLPKGYQISQYDTPICYDGHIDIELEDYDKTIGITRIHMEEDAGKSIHDQDPYHTLVDLNRAGTPLIEIVSEPDLRTPQEAYSYLSKIKQIVQYLEICDGNMEEGSLRCDANVSVRPRGREKFGTRTELKNMNSFRNVERAIAFEIERQIELIESGGEVVQQTLLWDANKLETRKMRSKEEAHDYRYFPEPDLPPVVVTDELLDDIRSDLPELPSVRYRRFIDEFDLSEDAAYTLTETRQLADYYENTLNELHEPKAVANLILTEVLRVLNDKSITIRDFTITEARLSELIQMKLDDKVNSSAMQEIFNAMLDSDKTAEELAKEMNLVQVSDSGFIDPIIDEVIANNPDEVAKYRGGKKALIGFFIGQVMKQSKGKANPKQVRERIAEKLEG
- a CDS encoding lycopene cyclase family protein, which codes for MDNLLKIDKTYDIIIAGAGASGLSLTWHLLQSEKLRSKNVLIVDLNFTPLNDKTWCFWDDSNIPFENLIYHTWNNLVVNAKSKELSEDLQQYRYHCIRSVDYKKQILQQAETASNFTILEAKILGFTSEGKYGVIRTDQGNFKAPYIFQSALKPPGLSTAKSDISLSQHFLGWEIETDNNLFDPDKAIFMDFDIPQLNGLSFFYTLPFTENKALIEYTLFSSNLLTDEEYERELINYLNDKFGLTKGNYTITRREKGNIPMEDRRYPSIYCNRVFNMGTAGGLTKPTTGYTFTRIQKHTMQIVKALESGSEIPEEEASSYRFRVYDMMLLSILDGYSEISIQIFHDLFKNNHFDRILQFLEEETHLGQELKIFSTLPYTPFFKAIWKMKHRILTGA
- a CDS encoding ArsR/SmtB family transcription factor; translated protein: MNIREFKTSLYKEMSGMTKALGNPHRLEILDLLAQGPAAVEYVAMNTNLTVANASQHLQVLKNAFLVESERRGKYNYYKLANKQVFEAWCALRRLGFSLNDEIADLFLDFRKERKHLKMISTEELVRKIRNDSVVIVDVRPEEEFKNGHIENALSFPRTDLRDRMNELPKEKEIVAYCRGPLCMMADDAVEMLNQNGYRASRLEKGFPDWSAGNLPIEREGDTHQKEKKESQGSI